CCGTTTGATATTTTGTTTTTTGATCTCAGTTGGACAGTCGCCATAAACGCCAGCAGCAGCAGCAACGCTATAAAATCATAGTAGTATCTTGCGATTGAAGCTACAGTGAACGCTACCGAAAATATTTGGACTGCAACAAGACTGAACAGGACTACGAACTTTGTTAATCCGTCATCCCAATATGACTTTAGAGAGAAGCAAGGAACGGATGCAAGCAATAAAATCGGCATCAGGTAAAAAACGGATACTGTCAGTTCATTTGTGTTAATCAAGAAATAGGGGTTTAATCCGATCGATCGAACCTGTAGAATATATGCGGGTAATTGTATATATGGAAACTCCGCAACTATCTGCGGAACCCGAAAAAAAAGAGACCACATGTTATAGGGAAAATGATCATAACGGAAATAGCTGCCATTAAGAAAATAATTTTGATACAGCGATTCCAGATAGGCCATGCCAAAATCTAAAATGTTACCGAACCTCACAAAATTATACATCAACAATAGACAGAGTGATGCCAGCCCGATCGATCCGATTATCATTAAAGAACGCAAGACTTCCCATTTCACCGACGGATAGGAACCTTTCCACACCCCGAAAATAAGCACAACAAATATAAGGGTAACCGCATATACATAAGAAAAACGGCACCCGACGCTTAATGAAAGTGACAGTCCGATCATAATGGACGTACCCACATTTTGGCGGTACCCGTGATTATGTATTTTCATTAAAAAAAGAAGGGCCAGCATTAAAAAAAACATGGCAGCGCAGATAGATTCATTATAAATAGAAGGAATTGTAACCATATACAAACTGATTCCATTAAAGATATAAATCAAAATAAACATTTTTTTAAGCAAGGACGAGCGGTGGGTTGAATCTGCCGGAACCAGTTCATCCAGAATCAAAGCGAACAATGTACCAACACCCGCACAAAACAGTACAATCATCAAGCCTGTTGGAATTGCCGTACCGAAAAGAAGCCTGACCGGCAAACGAACCAGTGCCGGCACCGGGCCAGGAAAGATATAGCGATTGCCATCTTTTAGCATCGTATCAACCGTTGGAGCCGCTTGAATAAAAAGATGGCCGTTGGCAAATCCATCCGCCAGCATCGCGTAATTGGGATATATCTCACATTCTGAAAAATTAAAAGTTAAACCGGTCATCCACGCTGTATAAAGCACACATATAGAAAAGAAAAGCCAAACCGCTTTCAGCCGGTCGAACCTCATTCTCACCTCCTTGATTTTATCAAACGGCATCCATTCCTGTAACACAACCATAAAATAACGATGAGAATGAACGAAAGCCATCAAGCTGTCAAGCAAAAGCAGACGCAGCAATAACTGCTTCATTGACGCAACGATCAAATAAATTTTGCATCACTACGACAATATAGATGCTTTAATTAAAGCATTTGGACCGGAAACGCTGAAAGTTTACTTGACAAAAATTTTAAAAACCGATTGGTTACGGCAGCATGAATCATTCAGCCAACCATACCCCCGAAAGTGAGATTAAAGGCAGGTTAAAAGAACTGCAGCGCTGTTTAATGCAACATAACCTGGATGGCGCTTTAATTATTCAAAACACGGACCTGTTTTATTTCAGCGGCACCATTCAACAGGCCCACCTCTTTGTACCGGCATCCGGCGACCCGATCCTGATGGTCCGAAAAAGCCTTGAGCGCGCCCTGGAAGAATCCGCTGTCAGCACCATCGTACCCATTGCAAGCGCCAGGCAGATCCCGGACGTACTGCATCAAAAAGGGTACTCTCTTCCGGATCGCCTCGGTTTGGAGCTTGATGTATTGCCGGCCAATTTATTTTTTTACTACCAGGAGCTGTTTCATAAAACCAAGCTGATCGATTTTTCCCATAACCTCCGCATGATCCGTTCCGTAAAATCTCCATATGAGATAGGGTTGATCCGTGAAGCCGCCCACCTATCCGATCAGGTTGCCGGACATGTCAGGGAAGTGCTTTGCGAAGGGATTCCGGAGATTGAACTGGCCGGGAAAGTCGAAGCGTATGCGCGCAAACTGGGCCACCAGGGGGTTATCCGTATGCGGATGTGGGGCAATGAAATGTTTTACGGACATTTGATGTCAGGCCCTTCCGCTGCCGTTCCCAGCTATATGGCCTCCCCCACAGGCGGAGCCGGTACGAGCCCGGCTGTTGCGCAGGGATCCGGCAGCAGGCGTATCAAACCCTATGAACCGGTATTGATCGACTATGTCTTTGCCTACCGGGGCTACCTGTCGGATCACACCCGCATTTTTGCGCTGAAAGGACTCCCGGACGAACTGATGACCGCCCATGCCGCCATGCTGGATCTCCAGGCCATGTTAAAAAAAATGGCAAAGCCCAATGTTGCGGCTGGAGACATCTATACGGCGGCAGTCGATTGGGCCGGGCAACTTGGCTATGCCGACCATTTCATGGGAAGCGGCCATCAGCGGATCCGTTTTGTGGGACACGGCATCGGGCTGGAACTGGATGAATATCCGTTTTTAGCTGAAGGGCGGCAATTCAGATTGCAGGCGGGAATGACAGTCGCCCTTGAACCCAAACTGGTTTTTCCCGGCAAAGGGGTGGTGGGAATTGAAAACACCCATGTGGTGACGGAAAAGGGGCTTGAACAGCTGACCCGGTTTAGAGAGGGCGTTATCGTGGTTTAATTTGACCCAATGCGCCTAAAAAAAGAAGGGAATGGGTCAAGCCATTCCCTTCGGTCTGATAACAAGGGTGTGTTGTGTGCAGAAAGTTTATCGTTTTGAGAACTGGAATCGGGCGCGGGCGCCGCGTTGGCCGTATTTTTTCCGTTCTTTGGCCCGGGGGTCGCGTTTGACAAAACCGGCCCTTTTCAAGGATTGTCTGAAATCCGGATTGACCGCCACCAATGCCCGGGTAATGCCATGTCGGATCGCACCGGCCTGGCCGCTGATTCCGCCCCCGTATACAGTGACTTTTATATCATAGGAATCCCGTGTGTTTGTCAGAACAAGTGGTTGCATAATAGCCGCCATAGCGGTCTCCAGCTTAAAGTATTCATCGGCAGCCCGGTTATTGATAATAATTTCACCTTTGCCCGGTTTTAGCCATGTTCTGGCAATTGACGTTTTTCGTCTCCCTGTTGCGTAATAGATGTTCTCTTTATCCATGAAATACCCCGATTGTTAACTTTAGAATAAAAATATATGAATGACTATTTCAGATTCCATGTTTCAGGTTGCTGGGCATCGTGCGGATGCTCATTGCCTTTATATACTTTCAGTTTTTTAAAAAGCTGGCGCCCCAGTTTATTTCTGGGCAGCATCCCTTTAACCGCATGGCGGAGAAGGTCTTCCGGCTTTGTCTCCAATAGTTTTCTGGCGGTAATTTCCTTCAGGCCGCCGGTGTAGCCGCTGTGCCGATAATACATTTTCAGGTCAAGTTTTCGGCCGGTCAGCGTAACCTTATCGGCATTGATAACGATAACGCTGTCACCGGTATCGGCATGGGGGGTGAATAAGGGGTTGTCTTTGCCCCTCAGTCGGGCGGCAATTTGACTGGCGAGTCTGCCAAGCACTGCATTCTCGGCATCCACAATCCACCACTTGTCTTTGTTGTCGGTCTCATTTGCAAAATATGTATATTTTTTCACTTTTTTGCTCCTATCAGATTAGAATCTGGGATATTTAAATAAAATCTGAGTGTGTGTCAAGCAATTTTTCAAATAAACGATTTTTAATTAAAATGCCGATCACCTGAACACACCGTATCGCCGAAAGCCATCTCCTTTTTAGCATTTCCAATCGTGCCGACCGACCCGTTTATAGAAAAGAGAGAAAAATTGAATCGTTAGACGGCCTGACCTTTCCAATGATAGCGGCGTGGGAAACGCCCGCTCTCCGGAGCGCAGTGATCACTTGGTTTCCGATGCTTTCGGGCACGGCCAACAACAATCCGCCGCTGGTCTGGGGATCAAACACAATTTCCTCATGCCAGGCCGGCAGTTTCCGACTAAAATGCAAATGGTTCTCAACCAGTTCCCGGTTAGACCGGTTTACCCCGGTGGTCATCCCCTTTTCGTACATTGCAAGGGCATCGGTCATGATGGGTATTTTTTCGATTTCAATCTCAAATCTCGTCTTTGAACCCCTGGCCATTTCAAAGCTATGCCCGGCCAGACCGAATCCGGTGACATCGGTAGCGGCATGGACGCTATAATCCGTCATGACTTCCGCCGCCCTTTTATTCAGGGTCGTAATGACGGTGATACATTCCGCCATGGCCCGGGCTGAAACCCATTTTTTCAGGTTCGCATTAAAAAGAACACCGCTGCCGACAGGTTTGGTTAAAATAAGCACATCCCCCGGCCGGGATGTACTATTCGACCAGTATTTCTGGGGATGAACAATCCCGGTCACCGCCAGACCGAACTTGGGCTCATCATCTTCGATACTGTGGCCGCCGGCAAGTACAGCCCCGGCCTCCGTTATTTTGCTAAGGGCTCCGGCAACAATCCGCTGCAAAACATCCGGCCGGAGCTTTTTGGCCGGAAATGCAACCAGATTCAGGCAGGCAATCGGTTTAGCTCCCATGGCATAAACATCCCCGAGGGCATTTGCGGCTGCGATCTGTCCAAACAGGTAGGGATCGTCTACCGGCGGTGTAATAAAATCAGCCGTCAAGACCAGGGCGGTTTCATTATCCAGACGATAAATCCCGGCATCATCGCTGCCGGCATAACCCACCAGCAGATTGGGATTATTAACCTGGGGCAGAGAAGCCAAAAGTTTATCGAGCCCGACCGGGTCGATTTTGGCTGCTCACCCACAGGTCTTGGACAGGCTAAGCAAAGTCGGTTTCCGGAACATTTTCCACAATGCCATTTCCTAACTCCTGTTCGGCCGGGCCTTATCTATTTTGTCAGAGAAATTAGAGCGGCGGCATGATAGGGTATCAGGTTCAGTTTGTTGTCACGGTCTAAAAGAATGATTTCATGGCCGGCTTCACTTTTTTCCAACTGAATGACTTTTCCTTCCAAAACCCGGCCGGAATTCAATTCAATGCTGATATCGACATCCTCATTTATCAGATATTGAAAATTCAGCTTCAGTGAGCCGGTCAGTTCCAGATTCCACCGGACCGCATCCCGGTAGGCATCATTTGTGCGTCGGAGCCTTTCGACCAGAATGAACATCAAATTATTGTACAGTTTCGTGCCGATAATCGGATATTTATTTGCAAACTTATCAAAATCCGAGCGCTTCAGAGATAGAAGTTCGGCATCCTGTTCCACCAGGGCGGAAGCAGATCTTTCGCCGGCATCCATGAAACTGAATTCACCGAACACCGTACCTTCATTGGCAACAAAAATATTCTTTTCAACATCCACCATAATGCGCCGGGTAATCAAAACAACACCCTTTGCAACAATATAGAGGGTATCCCCCATATCGTTCTCTTTAAAAATGTATGCCCCTGCTTTAAAGAGAACTTTTTTGAACTGCCTGCGAAAGAGCTTTAATTCTTCATCGGTCAACTGGTGGAAGAGATTACCGGTCCCGATGTGTTCGATGACTTTCATCTTTTATCTCCTTTGAAAAGAGAGCAGATATGGCATTAAAATCACCGGAAGTTGCTTTTTTGTAAACTATAAAAAAATTATGTTATCCTGTCAAACGCGCTTCTATTTCAATGCGCTCACGGTTGCTTTTGAAGCGTCGGCTTTCTGAAACTGTTTACAGCTGACCTCGGCGTTTAAAATCCCGCCGGCCTCCACCACAAGATTCTTACATATGACGGTGCCGGAACATTTCCCGGTGGAAAGTATGATCAGTTCTTCAGATGCGGCAACTTTACCTTCAAACTTACCGCCGATCGTCATGCTGGCGACTTTTGTATCGGTATAAGCAGCCCCGTCCTCGGCAATCACAACGATCTCGCCGTCAAGAGTCCCTTTTACGGTACCCTTGATTACCAGCTGGCCTTTGCATGAAACCGTCCCCTCAACCGTCAATCCTTTGTCGATGATTGAAAAATTTTTGGATTTGTCACCCACAATAATTTCTCCTGTAAATAATATCACTCCCGAATTAATTTCTCTACTTGGACGCAGTGTCTTTTAAGTCCACAAATAATTTCCCGATCGGTTCCCCATCATATTTAACGATAACCTGATAAGTTCTTCCTTTTTTTCCCAGGGAATACCGCTGCCACAGATCCTTTCCCGTATCAATGACATACCCCCTGTCTTCGCCGGTGTTTTTCTGGGAATTTCCCACATATCCCTTAAAGTTGACCTGCAACCGAGACGCATCACCGGATTCTACAGTGACGTCCACAATTTCGAAGGTATCCCCCTTGACAACTTCAACATGTTCATCGTTTTGGAAAGTTCGTTCCTTTCCGTTAATCCGAACTTGATATTGCGAAATGGCGGGCGCCGTCGGCCGGGGGCGTGAAATCGCGATCCCTTTTGCCTTTGTGACAACTTCACGGCTATTGCCGACCGCGACCTGTATATTGCCGCAGGAGAGATAATCCCTTCGAATGACAATTTCAGTCGGTCCCTTGATGACGACTTTTTTTCGCAAATCGCTGATGGAGCCGTAATCGATAATATCGACCGTCAGGCCGCGTTCGTAATTGGCTTCAATATGAGATATCATAATCGTATCGCCGGCATTGACGTACAGGGTCTGCCCGTCCTTGACCACCACCGGCAGCGTGTCATTAATTGATATTACCAGATAGCGCAGCTCAGGCGGTTCCAGCTTGATTCCCGGTGTTTCCGGAATAATCTCAAAATATTCCATAAAGGCATTGATGGCAAGATTGTGATAGCGCACCTCCAACTCGAGCGGAAGGGATTTGCTGGTTTCAATTCCATAGGCAGGAATCCCGCCGGTGTATAACGCATAATATGTGGCCGATTTGCGCTGTTCCCGGTGGAGGCTGCTGACTTCGGATGTTCGGTGATTGTTGAAACGAAAATGGTGCTGAGAGGGTTCGATCTGCTTGTTTATCTGTTCTATAACGGACCTTGCCATATGACCGAGCTGAACCGTTTCACCGGTTTCAGCGTTGACATAGGTTTCACTGTCCGCAATGATCGACTGCCCGTAACGCAGCGGGTTTCTTTCAGGGCTTTCCCAAACCTCTGAAAAAAAACCGCTGCCGTCATGAAGATTCAGCAGGCAATCGCTTTCCATAATCAATTGTTTTAAAATCGCCACGATTTTGGCTTCATAGTTTCTTTTTCTATCATCGGCGAACTTGCGATTCATATCTTCATTTATTATCCGCCGATTTAACACGATCGACTGAAAGTTGGCCCGCGGCACAACGATCAAATTGCCTTTGGCAAGACTGATGTCGGCGTAATGATCAGCAGAAAGAAACCCGCCGGGTTCATCTCCCTGAATCCCGCCAATGAGCAGGAGCGTTTTGCCGGGATGCTTTCCGTATATTCGATAGACATGCAGTTCATAATCGGAACCTTCAAAAAATACGGAATGACTCCGTTTTTGTGCCCCAACACCCGCTGGCAGAAAACATAAAAGCAATGCTATTATCGCAGCCAAAATGAATCTGCTGTTATATGTACGATCTTTTTTCATCATAATTTTAACCAACCAGCCCTTTCAATATCACTGGTTTGGCGTAAAGACGGTCTCTTGGATATTGATTGAAAAATTCTTTTCAAGCAATAAATCCTTATTTTCGTCAAACACATACACCGTAGCCGTATTAAATTGTCGGGGGTCCATTTTACTTTTAACCATAAATCTGACGGTTTTGAACCTGGCAATCGAAAAGTACTGGCCCTTCTTATCTCCCGCCGGTACACCTGCATCCAGTTTCAGCGTTGGCAGGGTTAACCAGTTATCCGGTTGCGTGTCCGGTTTTTTTAAAATGACGGCGGTATAGCCGGAAACCATGTTTGAATCCTGACCGGCATTTCTTAAAATAAATTGAGCCCTGAAAGTGCTGCTGGCCTCATCATGGAACACATTGAATTCTTCAACCGATACCTTCAGCTCTTTTTTCTGCGCAACAGCGTCGGCCGGAGGGGTACCCGCCAGCAATTTCCCTTCCTGCCCTAAACCAGCAGCTTCTCTTTTCTGGGCGCCTTGGATATTTGACCGGGGCTCTTTTTTAGCGCGATCTTCCGGCCGATCGCCCGGCGCTTTCTCAACCTGCTTCGGACCCTGCCGCGCCAGAAGCCTTTCCATATCCGTTTCGGCCACCACAAGCCGGGCCATGAGAACCTCTTTATCGCTGCGCAATCCGACAATCTGCTGTTGAATGGTATCTAAAGATCGCTCTAAATTCACATTTTCATTGCGGGTCTGACGATACAGATAATAGAGGATACCGCTGATGATAG
This region of Desulfobacterales bacterium genomic DNA includes:
- a CDS encoding Xaa-Pro peptidase family protein translates to MNHSANHTPESEIKGRLKELQRCLMQHNLDGALIIQNTDLFYFSGTIQQAHLFVPASGDPILMVRKSLERALEESAVSTIVPIASARQIPDVLHQKGYSLPDRLGLELDVLPANLFFYYQELFHKTKLIDFSHNLRMIRSVKSPYEIGLIREAAHLSDQVAGHVREVLCEGIPEIELAGKVEAYARKLGHQGVIRMRMWGNEMFYGHLMSGPSAAVPSYMASPTGGAGTSPAVAQGSGSRRIKPYEPVLIDYVFAYRGYLSDHTRIFALKGLPDELMTAHAAMLDLQAMLKKMAKPNVAAGDIYTAAVDWAGQLGYADHFMGSGHQRIRFVGHGIGLELDEYPFLAEGRQFRLQAGMTVALEPKLVFPGKGVVGIENTHVVTEKGLEQLTRFREGVIVV
- the rpsI gene encoding 30S ribosomal protein S9, with protein sequence MDKENIYYATGRRKTSIARTWLKPGKGEIIINNRAADEYFKLETAMAAIMQPLVLTNTRDSYDIKVTVYGGGISGQAGAIRHGITRALVAVNPDFRQSLKRAGFVKRDPRAKERKKYGQRGARARFQFSKR
- the rplM gene encoding 50S ribosomal protein L13, with product MKKYTYFANETDNKDKWWIVDAENAVLGRLASQIAARLRGKDNPLFTPHADTGDSVIVINADKVTLTGRKLDLKMYYRHSGYTGGLKEITARKLLETKPEDLLRHAVKGMLPRNKLGRQLFKKLKVYKGNEHPHDAQQPETWNLK
- the selD gene encoding selenide, water dikinase SelD, whose product is MDPVGLDKLLASLPQVNNPNLLVGYAGSDDAGIYRLDNETALVLTADFITPPVDDPYLFGQIAAANALGDVYAMGAKPIACLNLVAFPAKKLRPDVLQRIVAGALSKITEAGAVLAGGHSIEDDEPKFGLAVTGIVHPQKYWSNSTSRPGDVLILTKPVGSGVLFNANLKKWVSARAMAECITVITTLNKRAAEVMTDYSVHAATDVTGFGLAGHSFEMARGSKTRFEIEIEKIPIMTDALAMYEKGMTTGVNRSNRELVENHLHFSRKLPAWHEEIVFDPQTSGGLLLAVPESIGNQVITALRRAGVSHAAIIGKVRPSNDSIFLSFL
- a CDS encoding cyclic nucleotide-binding domain-containing protein, which codes for MKVIEHIGTGNLFHQLTDEELKLFRRQFKKVLFKAGAYIFKENDMGDTLYIVAKGVVLITRRIMVDVEKNIFVANEGTVFGEFSFMDAGERSASALVEQDAELLSLKRSDFDKFANKYPIIGTKLYNNLMFILVERLRRTNDAYRDAVRWNLELTGSLKLNFQYLINEDVDISIELNSGRVLEGKVIQLEKSEAGHEIILLDRDNKLNLIPYHAAALISLTK
- a CDS encoding polymer-forming cytoskeletal protein: MGDKSKNFSIIDKGLTVEGTVSCKGQLVIKGTVKGTLDGEIVVIAEDGAAYTDTKVASMTIGGKFEGKVAASEELIILSTGKCSGTVICKNLVVEAGGILNAEVSCKQFQKADASKATVSALK
- a CDS encoding M14/M99 family metallopeptidase gives rise to the protein MAAIIALLLCFLPAGVGAQKRSHSVFFEGSDYELHVYRIYGKHPGKTLLLIGGIQGDEPGGFLSADHYADISLAKGNLIVVPRANFQSIVLNRRIINEDMNRKFADDRKRNYEAKIVAILKQLIMESDCLLNLHDGSGFFSEVWESPERNPLRYGQSIIADSETYVNAETGETVQLGHMARSVIEQINKQIEPSQHHFRFNNHRTSEVSSLHREQRKSATYYALYTGGIPAYGIETSKSLPLELEVRYHNLAINAFMEYFEIIPETPGIKLEPPELRYLVISINDTLPVVVKDGQTLYVNAGDTIMISHIEANYERGLTVDIIDYGSISDLRKKVVIKGPTEIVIRRDYLSCGNIQVAVGNSREVVTKAKGIAISRPRPTAPAISQYQVRINGKERTFQNDEHVEVVKGDTFEIVDVTVESGDASRLQVNFKGYVGNSQKNTGEDRGYVIDTGKDLWQRYSLGKKGRTYQVIVKYDGEPIGKLFVDLKDTASK